A genomic region of Methanobacterium sp. SMA-27 contains the following coding sequences:
- a CDS encoding TIGR00288 family NYN domain-containing protein, giving the protein MRRLDKFSSFKEYIPLIKHDSHDKNIGLLVDGPNMLRKEFDCDLDTVKDLIAEYGNIKIGKVFLNQYASDKLIEAVVNQGFSPMIVAGETDVQMAVEAFELIHNPNIDIIAIMTRDVDFFPLINVAKEHGKKTIVIGAEPGFSVALKNSADIIITLKTHQTSKTAT; this is encoded by the coding sequence ATGCGTCGTTTAGATAAATTTAGTTCATTTAAAGAATATATTCCACTTATAAAGCATGATAGTCATGATAAAAATATTGGTCTACTTGTAGATGGACCAAACATGCTCAGAAAGGAATTTGACTGCGATTTAGATACAGTAAAAGATTTAATAGCGGAATATGGTAATATAAAGATAGGCAAGGTTTTTCTTAATCAGTATGCTTCAGACAAACTTATAGAAGCTGTAGTAAATCAAGGTTTCTCACCTATGATTGTTGCAGGGGAAACAGATGTCCAGATGGCTGTGGAGGCATTTGAACTTATTCACAATCCAAATATTGACATCATAGCCATCATGACCCGTGATGTTGACTTTTTTCCATTAATAAACGTTGCCAAGGAACACGGGAAAAAAACTATTGTTATTGGGGCTGAACCTGGGTTCAGTGTAGCTTTGAAGAATTCAGCGGATATTATAATTACCCTTAAGACTCACCAAACATCCAAGACTGCAACTTAA
- a CDS encoding PRC-barrel domain-containing protein: protein MLIKKEIIGKEVVDTAGIVIGKVQDVEVDFETQTLESFKVGKGGILESLGSSSGGTIIPYDIVKIIGDKVLLTSDIHEQ from the coding sequence ATGTTGATAAAAAAAGAAATCATTGGAAAGGAAGTTGTGGACACTGCGGGAATTGTAATTGGTAAGGTGCAAGATGTGGAGGTGGACTTTGAAACCCAGACATTGGAATCGTTCAAAGTTGGAAAAGGAGGAATCTTGGAAAGCCTTGGAAGTTCTAGTGGCGGGACTATAATTCCTTATGACATTGTAAAAATTATTGGGGATAAAGTACTACTTACAAGCGATATCCACGAACAATAG